The proteins below come from a single uncultured Methanobrevibacter sp. genomic window:
- a CDS encoding HrpE/YscL family type III secretion apparatus protein, whose translation MAEISDAIAMIKKAEADAEQLIIDSESQSKDLIAESKVKAEEIISQAKGEAEDEAKNTVFDAEDKAKVEAESIAKKSDEDVASIKNAAMANVDEAASVIVKNIL comes from the coding sequence ATGGCAGAGATATCAGACGCAATCGCAATGATAAAAAAAGCTGAAGCTGATGCTGAACAACTTATTATTGATTCAGAGTCTCAATCTAAAGACTTAATTGCTGAATCAAAAGTAAAAGCTGAAGAAATCATTTCTCAAGCTAAAGGTGAGGCAGAAGATGAAGCTAAAAATACTGTTTTTGATGCAGAAGATAAAGCTAAGGTAGAAGCAGAATCTATTGCCAAAAAGTCCGATGAAGATGTTGCTAGCATTAAAAATGCTGCTATGGCTAATGTAGATGAAGCTGCTTCAGTTATTGTCAAAAATATTTTGTAG
- a CDS encoding nitroreductase family protein — protein MEFSDVINERYSVRGYLDKEVEKEKLEYVLKAATIAPTGVNAQPFKVFVIDTKKYKQELSEIYGAKWFVEAPYVLCVVAELDKAWTRPWDGKNISDIDATIVMDHMILAATDVGLGTCYIGAFKKNKAHQFLNLDENEEAVLFTPLGYGNAEPRDTPRKELDEFVVYID, from the coding sequence ATGGAATTTAGTGATGTAATTAATGAAAGGTACAGTGTTAGAGGATATCTTGATAAGGAAGTTGAAAAAGAAAAACTTGAATATGTTTTAAAAGCAGCTACAATTGCGCCAACAGGCGTTAATGCACAGCCATTTAAGGTATTTGTCATTGATACTAAAAAATATAAACAAGAATTGTCTGAGATTTATGGAGCCAAATGGTTTGTAGAAGCACCATATGTATTGTGTGTTGTTGCAGAATTGGATAAGGCATGGACAAGGCCATGGGATGGAAAAAACATTTCTGATATTGATGCAACAATAGTTATGGATCATATGATTTTGGCTGCTACAGATGTAGGTCTCGGCACATGTTATATTGGAGCATTTAAGAAAAATAAAGCTCATCAATTTTTAAACTTGGATGAAAATGAAGAAGCAGTACTATTTACTCCATTGGGATATGGTAATGCTGAACCAAGAGACACTCCAAGAAAAGAGTTGGATGAATTTGTTGTTTACATAGATTAA
- a CDS encoding citryl-CoA lyase: MSENNFRVSPRSLKTTISKVETDKIITRGYNQRDLIEKIRYSDMIYLLLKGKLPSIKEGKIFNHVLVSFCDHGVTPPSTQTARLVASSGSPINSAVAGALLSFGHKHAGAIQKTMELYQSKINSLYLTEDSALDNKQIASLAIDIYNEYILGEKKIPGFGHRYHNVDPRADKLMDIVIKEGFVGPHIKLALAVEDLAYQKKGIRLNVDGANAAILSDLGFDPETGLGIFIIGRIPGIIAHINEEKMEEEEFRRFCDLDDIEYYGR; the protein is encoded by the coding sequence ATGAGTGAAAATAATTTTAGAGTCAGTCCTCGTTCATTAAAAACTACAATTTCTAAAGTTGAAACGGATAAAATTATTACTCGAGGATATAATCAGAGAGATTTGATTGAAAAAATAAGATATAGTGACATGATTTATTTATTGTTGAAAGGAAAATTGCCTTCTATTAAGGAAGGAAAAATATTCAATCATGTCCTGGTTTCTTTTTGTGATCATGGTGTTACTCCGCCAAGCACTCAGACTGCACGTTTGGTTGCTTCATCAGGCTCTCCAATTAATTCAGCAGTTGCAGGAGCATTATTGTCCTTCGGCCATAAGCATGCTGGAGCTATCCAAAAAACAATGGAGTTATATCAATCTAAAATTAACTCTTTGTATTTAACTGAAGATTCTGCTCTTGACAATAAGCAGATTGCAAGTTTAGCCATTGATATTTATAATGAATATATTCTGGGAGAAAAAAAGATTCCTGGTTTTGGTCATAGGTATCATAATGTCGACCCAAGAGCTGATAAATTAATGGACATAGTCATAAAGGAGGGCTTTGTCGGACCTCATATCAAACTTGCATTGGCAGTTGAAGATTTGGCATATCAAAAGAAAGGAATTAGATTGAATGTCGATGGTGCAAATGCAGCGATTCTGTCAGATTTGGGTTTTGATCCTGAAACTGGTCTAGGAATATTTATCATTGGAAGAATTCCGGGTATTATAGCACACATCAATGAAGAGAAAATGGAAGAAGAGGAATTCAGAAGATTCTGTGATCTTGATGATATAGAATATTATGGAAGGTGA
- a CDS encoding fumarate hydratase codes for MDIVNDISKSIVEASTKLSDDKLRALERAIEMETNENAAWCLSQILENYNVAQDTKFPLCDDTGIAHVIVEIGSERQITGELLSQIHEGIELGLNSLPARPMAVKGNDIERIEQSEGLFEKPGMLKPAPILIDCANDESTYKRDISPDTLNIHFLLEGGGPEIRAKTLRVYHKRSFSNVISTAGGWLNDSLKMLGCTPSIPAIGIGRTHFEATSLLLKAIAYGNLDNQSDVEKFVSSKLNESQIGPLGLGGKTTVLGSYVNIGNQRASGVRIVSVRPSCFVEPRVACLKL; via the coding sequence ATGGATATTGTTAATGATATTTCTAAATCTATTGTTGAAGCTTCAACTAAATTATCCGATGATAAATTGAGAGCTCTTGAAAGGGCTATTGAAATGGAAACAAATGAAAATGCTGCATGGTGCTTATCACAAATTTTAGAAAACTATAATGTTGCTCAAGATACCAAGTTTCCATTATGTGATGATACTGGAATTGCCCATGTCATTGTAGAAATAGGCTCTGAAAGACAGATTACTGGGGAGCTATTAAGTCAGATTCATGAAGGAATAGAATTGGGTTTAAATTCCCTTCCTGCAAGGCCAATGGCAGTAAAAGGAAATGACATTGAAAGAATTGAACAAAGTGAAGGTTTATTTGAAAAACCGGGAATGCTTAAGCCAGCGCCTATTTTGATAGATTGTGCAAATGATGAATCTACTTACAAAAGAGATATTTCGCCGGATACTCTAAACATTCATTTTTTGCTTGAAGGGGGAGGTCCTGAAATAAGAGCCAAAACATTGAGAGTTTATCATAAGCGTTCTTTTTCCAATGTGATTTCAACAGCTGGCGGGTGGTTAAACGATTCATTGAAGATGTTGGGATGCACTCCTTCAATTCCAGCAATTGGCATTGGAAGGACACATTTTGAAGCAACATCTCTTTTGTTAAAGGCAATAGCTTATGGTAATTTGGATAATCAGAGCGATGTGGAAAAATTTGTTTCATCCAAGTTAAATGAAAGTCAAATAGGTCCTTTAGGTTTGGGAGGAAAAACAACTGTTTTAGGTTCATATGTAAATATTGGAAATCAAAGGGCAAGTGGCGTTAGAATAGTTTCAGTCAGGCCTTCTTGTTTTGTTGAACCGAGAGTTGCCTGTTTGAAATTGTAA
- a CDS encoding peptidase, whose protein sequence is MNDTKEFLKQIGIEETYKDFQSDKRFKDGGQYRFEVPGIQSPKTMDALLEESIKEDIFIHRVTQTKGIMMLGDYEISEMVSLAKGYGCELFLSVGPRATYDTSATVHTKEGSRIGYRLRGYDNLVYAVEDVKRACRLGVRGILLYDEGLLWVLDKMRKAGELPLNVHFKLSAHAGHSNPASAILLEKIGLNSLNPVRDLQIPMIASIRNVIDIPIDLHTENPKSTGGFIRHYEVPDFIRVASPVYLKTGGSVAANHNWDTTEKEAIARIKQVKLVKRVIDAYCPDAIPSPRNSNNLSVPE, encoded by the coding sequence ATGAATGATACAAAAGAATTTCTCAAACAAATTGGTATCGAAGAGACTTACAAAGATTTCCAATCAGATAAGCGATTTAAAGATGGCGGCCAATATCGCTTTGAAGTTCCTGGAATTCAATCACCAAAAACAATGGATGCGCTTTTAGAGGAATCAATTAAAGAGGATATTTTTATTCATAGGGTTACTCAAACCAAGGGAATAATGATGCTGGGTGATTATGAGATTTCAGAAATGGTCTCCTTGGCAAAGGGTTATGGATGTGAGTTATTCTTATCAGTAGGTCCAAGAGCAACCTATGACACTTCAGCTACCGTTCATACCAAAGAGGGCAGTCGGATTGGATATAGGTTAAGAGGTTATGATAATCTGGTTTATGCTGTTGAAGATGTTAAAAGAGCCTGCAGGTTAGGTGTTCGGGGAATATTGTTGTATGATGAAGGACTGCTTTGGGTTTTAGATAAAATGAGAAAAGCCGGAGAACTTCCATTGAATGTTCATTTCAAATTATCCGCTCATGCAGGTCATTCCAATCCTGCCTCAGCAATATTGCTTGAAAAAATCGGTCTTAATTCACTGAATCCTGTTCGAGATTTACAAATTCCAATGATTGCATCCATCAGAAATGTAATCGATATTCCAATTGACTTGCATACCGAAAATCCAAAGTCTACTGGAGGATTCATAAGGCATTATGAAGTACCGGATTTCATTAGGGTAGCTTCTCCAGTTTATCTTAAAACCGGAGGTTCGGTTGCAGCCAATCATAATTGGGACACTACTGAAAAAGAAGCTATAGCACGTATAAAACAAGTTAAATTAGTCAAAAGGGTAATTGATGCATACTGTCCTGATGCCATTCCATCTCCAAGAAATTCCAATAATCTGTCTGTTCCTGAGTGA
- a CDS encoding MmgE/PrpD family protein — translation MFLQNISKFISNYRYEQATVESITTVKAAFLDFFGVTYRGSVEDASNIAFNTVEEIFSGNLNLNLKASVVGRKTKTSILSAAFLNGVAAHVLELDDGHRGAQIHLGAVIFPTALAIAESHDLSGKDFLEGVIVGYEVGILLGKLVNPEHRNKGFHTTGTIGTFIAGAVASKLLKLDEKQILNALGLCGTQAAGLLESDHGGSMGKALHAGKASYNGLLSALLARNGFTGSETIFEGDEGFLKTMVYDNTDFDQDNFSFENALKEVGKVRVRDIYFKKYPFCRHLHSSIDTALKLKASIGDEYDHIENVAVKTYEIAAEHDNFNPKNLEELKQSLPYAVAISLVVGEVSVDKINQLIEYGLLDNYSSVDVVNSIKNIANRMIVISDDKLNQLYPNKRPSNVIIKLDKQFRNGLFQNLTLLPKGDFENPLQLRELIDKFKGLNPIYDIKNLTVIDRLEDYSMAFVVEKLNGQIL, via the coding sequence ATGTTTTTACAAAATATTTCTAAATTTATTTCAAACTATAGATATGAACAGGCAACTGTAGAATCCATCACTACTGTCAAAGCAGCTTTTTTAGACTTTTTTGGAGTAACATACAGAGGATCTGTTGAGGATGCTTCAAATATAGCCTTTAACACAGTTGAAGAAATATTTTCTGGAAACTTAAATTTAAATTTAAAAGCGTCTGTTGTGGGTAGAAAAACAAAAACCAGCATATTGAGTGCCGCATTTTTAAATGGTGTTGCAGCACATGTGCTGGAATTGGATGATGGTCACAGGGGTGCTCAAATTCATTTGGGTGCGGTTATATTTCCAACTGCATTGGCTATTGCTGAAAGTCATGATTTAAGTGGAAAAGACTTTTTGGAAGGTGTTATTGTCGGATATGAAGTTGGAATTTTGCTTGGAAAACTGGTAAATCCTGAACATAGGAACAAAGGGTTCCATACAACAGGCACTATAGGAACATTTATTGCAGGTGCAGTCGCTTCAAAATTATTAAAGCTTGACGAAAAGCAAATTTTGAATGCTTTGGGATTATGCGGAACTCAGGCTGCAGGTCTTTTAGAATCAGATCATGGTGGATCAATGGGTAAGGCATTGCATGCTGGAAAGGCTTCTTATAATGGGCTGTTGTCTGCATTGCTTGCAAGAAATGGTTTTACGGGCAGTGAAACAATATTTGAAGGTGATGAAGGATTCTTAAAAACCATGGTATATGATAATACTGATTTTGACCAAGATAACTTTTCATTTGAAAATGCCCTAAAAGAAGTCGGAAAAGTTAGGGTAAGGGACATCTACTTTAAAAAATATCCGTTTTGCAGACATTTGCATTCATCAATCGACACAGCATTAAAACTTAAGGCAAGTATAGGTGATGAATATGATCACATTGAAAACGTGGCTGTCAAAACATACGAAATTGCTGCCGAACATGATAATTTCAATCCAAAGAATCTGGAAGAGTTAAAACAAAGCTTGCCTTATGCTGTAGCTATATCTCTTGTGGTCGGTGAAGTAAGTGTTGATAAGATAAATCAATTAATTGAATATGGCCTTTTGGATAATTATTCCAGCGTGGATGTTGTAAACAGCATTAAAAATATTGCAAATAGGATGATTGTCATATCTGATGATAAGTTAAATCAATTATATCCGAATAAGAGGCCTTCTAATGTCATCATTAAATTGGATAAACAATTTAGAAACGGATTGTTCCAGAATCTTACATTGCTTCCAAAAGGTGACTTTGAAAATCCTCTACAATTAAGGGAATTGATTGACAAGTTCAAAGGTTTGAATCCTATTTATGATATAAAAAATTTAACTGTTATTGATAGATTGGAAGATTATTCCATGGCTTTTGTTGTTGAAAAATTGAATGGGCAGATATTATGA
- a CDS encoding DUF3100 domain-containing protein, with protein sequence MHDDEGQVEHIYREKTDKRILKKNPWRDYRLHVTVLILVVVAELIGTQKIPITGDVAITIMPLIYTIVLGLIFYLDKRITWIKRKQARIAEGAMMLFIGVLIAKLAVSSGQSIHLIFEMGPALILQEIGHLATILVLPIALLLGFKEEAIGMTNSIGREPNVAVVVDKYGFNSPESRGVFAIFIIGTVIGTIFISFLVTLSLSFLPLHPYAFAMASGVGSASMNAAAIGPTLAAFPGLESQIEAFAGFSNLLSFCVGIYIVIFLALPLTERVYRWLEPKIGKDPVEKEDE encoded by the coding sequence ATGCATGATGATGAGGGGCAAGTGGAACATATTTACCGTGAAAAAACGGATAAACGAATTTTAAAGAAAAATCCATGGAGAGATTATAGATTACATGTTACTGTACTTATTTTGGTAGTCGTAGCCGAATTAATAGGCACTCAAAAAATTCCCATAACTGGTGATGTTGCAATCACTATAATGCCTCTGATTTATACAATTGTTTTAGGTTTAATATTTTATTTGGATAAGCGCATTACATGGATTAAAAGAAAACAGGCTCGTATTGCTGAAGGGGCTATGATGCTTTTCATTGGTGTTCTAATTGCTAAGTTGGCTGTTTCAAGTGGCCAGTCAATTCATCTGATTTTTGAAATGGGGCCTGCATTGATATTGCAGGAAATAGGACACTTGGCAACTATTCTTGTACTTCCTATTGCTTTACTTTTAGGATTTAAAGAAGAAGCAATTGGTATGACTAATTCCATTGGTCGTGAACCGAATGTTGCTGTTGTTGTTGATAAATATGGTTTTAACTCTCCTGAATCCAGAGGGGTATTTGCAATATTCATTATTGGTACTGTAATTGGTACTATATTCATCAGTTTCCTTGTTACTTTATCATTGTCATTCTTGCCATTGCATCCATATGCATTTGCTATGGCAAGTGGTGTGGGCAGTGCAAGTATGAATGCGGCAGCTATTGGTCCTACTCTTGCAGCTTTTCCAGGATTGGAATCACAAATCGAAGCGTTCGCAGGATTCAGTAATTTGCTTTCATTCTGTGTAGGTATTTATATTGTAATATTTTTGGCACTTCCTTTAACCGAAAGGGTGTATCGTTGGTTGGAACCAAAAATTGGAAAAGATCCAGTTGAAAAGGAGGATGAATGA
- a CDS encoding DUF3100 domain-containing protein → MDLYTCFFKVCLSHVNACWVGVGTIPDTNHIYREKTDKRILKKNPWKDYRLHATVLVLVIIAELIGPIKIPLAKGVEVSIMPLLYAMVLGLVFYLAKPITWIQRKQARVAEGAMMLFIGILIAKLAVSSGQSMHLIFEMGPALLLQELGHLATLLIALPVAILLGFKREAIGMTNSIGREPEVAVVVDKYGFNSPEARGIFALFIIGTMIGTVFISFLASLSTSLLPLHPYAFAMASGVGSASMNAAALGPTLAAFPTLETNIEAFAGFSNLLSFSIGIYIVIFIALPLTEKLYYILEPKIGKSSGDGNDNKDEETAGGK, encoded by the coding sequence ATGGATTTATATACTTGTTTTTTTAAAGTATGCTTATCACATGTTAATGCATGTTGGGTGGGAGTGGGTACAATTCCAGATACTAATCATATTTATCGTGAAAAGACTGATAAGAGAATCTTGAAGAAAAATCCGTGGAAGGATTATAGATTACATGCTACTGTACTTGTTTTAGTGATTATTGCTGAGTTAATAGGTCCTATTAAAATTCCCTTGGCAAAAGGTGTTGAAGTTTCAATAATGCCTCTTTTATATGCTATGGTTTTAGGTTTGGTGTTTTATTTGGCAAAACCTATTACATGGATTCAAAGAAAGCAAGCTAGGGTTGCTGAAGGAGCTATGATGTTATTCATAGGAATACTAATTGCTAAGTTGGCTGTTTCCAGCGGTCAATCAATGCATTTGATTTTTGAAATGGGGCCTGCATTGTTGTTACAGGAATTAGGGCATTTGGCAACACTTCTCATCGCACTTCCTGTTGCTATACTTTTAGGATTTAAAAGGGAAGCTATTGGTATGACAAACTCTATTGGTCGTGAACCGGAAGTTGCAGTTGTTGTTGATAAGTATGGATTTAATTCTCCTGAAGCAAGAGGGATTTTTGCATTATTTATCATAGGTACGATGATTGGTACTGTGTTTATTAGTTTTTTAGCAAGTTTAAGTACTTCTTTATTGCCTTTGCATCCTTATGCATTTGCTATGGCTAGTGGTGTAGGTAGTGCAAGTATGAATGCAGCTGCTTTAGGTCCAACTCTTGCGGCATTCCCTACATTGGAAACAAATATCGAAGCTTTTGCCGGATTCAGTAACTTGCTTTCATTTTCCATTGGGATTTATATTGTGATATTTATCGCTCTTCCTTTGACTGAAAAATTATATTATATTCTGGAACCCAAAATAGGAAAATCTTCCGGAGATGGAAATGATAATAAAGATGAAGAAACAGCTGGAGGTAAATAA